The nucleotide sequence GGCTTGTGCCTTCCCTTGTCTCTTGCCTCTTGTCAGTGCCCTCACTTTGGGGTTCCCCTGGCACTACCCGTCTGGTGCCCTTCCTCCTTTGGCACTGGTTCAGCCCCATTGTGCCCGCTGGCAGGGTGCTGCCATGATTCTCTTGGCATTCTTTGTTGCCTTTAGTCTAGTGTACTTTGTTTCCCCCATTTCTCGATTGGCACCACGGCCAGTGGAGACCCCCACCTTCTGGAGCAGCcctggggtgggggcggggggtgggggcTCTGCTCTGCAGGAAGCAGTCCAGGAAAGAccgtctccctctctgtctcccaactcagccccttctctctccctcccatcccggCCCCCAGGAAGAAGAAATCCCTGAGCTGGAGATCGACGTGGATGAGCTCTTGGACATGGAGAGCGACAGCACCCGGGCCGCTCGAGTTAAGGTGGGGGCAGAAGGTGGGGGCAGGGGGTGCCCAGGCTCAGGGTGGGCCCCCTTGCAGCTCTGGGGTGGCCTCTCACTGctgtccttctcttcctccagGAGCTGTTGGTTGACTGTTACAAACCCACCGAGGTAAGAGTTGGGGCTGCCTCCAGCCGTCCTTCTGGCCTGTCCTTGGTCTTATGCcattgttggggggggggagcagggcCTTGGGGGTCCCCTCCGGCTCGAGTCATGCCTGCCTTGGCCTCAGTCTCCCCGTAGGCTCCAACCCAGCCTCTCTCCCACCAGGCCTTCATCTCCGACCTGCTAGACAAGATCCGAGGGATGCAAAAGCTGAGCACACCCCAGAAGAAGTGAGGCCCCCCCCACCTTCACCCCCTTGGCTGGGGCAAGAGGTGGGGGCCACCCACCAGGACAATCGCCGCCCACCCTTCTCCCCCCAGACCACGTAGCAACAGCAATACTTGAGGGGGGAGGCCCTGCTGCGGGGGCCAGGTGCCCCCACAGGGCCCCCCAGCCCCTCCTGGGGCTTTTCTCCCTGCTCCCCCCTGAGTTT is from Gracilinanus agilis isolate LMUSP501 unplaced genomic scaffold, AgileGrace unplaced_scaffold49503, whole genome shotgun sequence and encodes:
- the LOC123255627 gene encoding protein phosphatase 1 regulatory subunit 14B-like; amino-acid sequence: CTLFPPFLDWHHGQWRPPPSGAALGWGRGVGALLCRKQSRKDRLPLCLPTQPLLSPSHPGPQEEEIPELEIDVDELLDMESDSTRAARVKELLVDCYKPTEAFISDLLDKIRGMQKLSTPQKK